The following proteins come from a genomic window of Thermocrinis jamiesonii:
- a CDS encoding class I tRNA ligase family protein, with protein sequence MRIMEFLKENKLSLGDNFRLLLERLDMYDEGLIKSVESKIGEPAKMSKSKANTVDPEFAVQSFGADTIRLYILFAGPVEKDFEWTDEGVQGAYRFLKRLWNYFHERLEDIKGVTYSKEDFANLNEKAKQIRRKVHQTLKKYLQDMEELSFNTAIASIMELVNTIQEFKPEKEEDYKVLKEGLEIVLFMLYPITPHICEELWNRMGHERLLIHYPFPEPDQEALKVEEVEIPVQINGKLRGHIRLPVGAEEQVAKSVAIANEKIRKLIEGKRIVKVVYVKDKLINLVVSDG encoded by the coding sequence ATGCGAATAATGGAATTTTTGAAAGAGAACAAACTCTCCTTAGGAGACAACTTTAGACTACTTCTTGAAAGGCTTGATATGTATGACGAAGGACTGATAAAAAGCGTGGAAAGTAAAATAGGAGAACCTGCCAAGATGTCTAAGTCAAAGGCTAACACTGTGGACCCAGAGTTTGCGGTGCAAAGCTTTGGCGCGGATACCATAAGGCTATACATACTTTTTGCTGGGCCTGTGGAAAAGGATTTTGAATGGACCGACGAAGGAGTTCAAGGAGCCTATAGATTTTTGAAAAGACTTTGGAATTACTTTCACGAAAGGCTTGAAGACATAAAAGGTGTAACCTATTCGAAGGAGGATTTTGCAAATCTCAACGAAAAGGCTAAGCAAATAAGAAGAAAAGTCCATCAGACCCTAAAAAAGTATCTTCAGGATATGGAGGAGCTATCCTTCAATACCGCAATAGCCAGCATTATGGAGTTAGTGAATACCATTCAAGAGTTCAAACCGGAAAAAGAGGAAGACTACAAAGTTTTAAAAGAGGGCTTAGAGATTGTCCTATTTATGCTCTATCCGATCACGCCTCACATATGTGAAGAGTTGTGGAACAGAATGGGTCATGAAAGACTACTCATCCATTATCCATTCCCCGAACCAGACCAAGAAGCTCTCAAAGTGGAGGAAGTGGAAATTCCTGTGCAGATAAACGGAAAACTTAGGGGACACATAAGACTACCCGTCGGAGCGGAAGAGCAAGTTGCAAAGTCTGTAGCAATTGCAAACGAGAAGATAAGAAAACTCATAGAAGGAAAAAGGATAGTAAAGGTTGTTTATGTTAAAGATAAGCTTATAAATTTAGTAGTAAGCGATGGATAG
- the hisG gene encoding ATP phosphoribosyltransferase — protein sequence MLRIALPKGRLFGETVEFLKNRGIIQEGFEEGRKLQIQVGNYEFLLVKPFDVPVYVENGVADLGVVGYDVLLEREPDVYELFDLGIGFCRLVVAGKQEKYDYYRTSSCLRVATKYLRITKNFFLEKGIKAKVIHLNGSVELAPLLNLSDAIVDLVQTGRTLKENNLVIFEEISPSTARLICNRASYRNKKEQIFQLISKLE from the coding sequence ATGCTCAGAATTGCTCTACCGAAGGGAAGGCTTTTTGGGGAAACTGTTGAATTTTTGAAAAACAGAGGCATAATCCAAGAAGGTTTTGAGGAAGGAAGAAAGCTCCAAATTCAGGTTGGAAATTATGAGTTTCTTTTGGTAAAACCCTTTGACGTACCCGTTTATGTAGAAAACGGTGTGGCGGACTTGGGAGTGGTGGGTTACGATGTGCTGTTGGAAAGAGAACCAGATGTGTATGAACTGTTTGACCTTGGTATAGGCTTTTGCAGGCTAGTTGTAGCGGGAAAGCAAGAGAAATACGACTACTACAGGACTTCTTCCTGTTTAAGAGTTGCGACAAAGTATTTAAGGATAACAAAAAACTTCTTTTTGGAAAAGGGCATAAAGGCTAAGGTAATACACCTAAATGGGTCTGTAGAGCTTGCCCCCCTTCTTAACTTATCTGATGCCATAGTTGATTTGGTGCAAACCGGAAGAACCTTAAAGGAGAATAATTTAGTAATCTTTGAAGAGATAAGTCCATCAACCGCAAGGCTTATTTGTAATAGGGCAAGCTATCGCAACAAAAAAGAGCAGATATTCCAGCTAATCAGCAAGCTTGAGTAG